In Holophagales bacterium, one DNA window encodes the following:
- a CDS encoding c-type cytochrome, giving the protein MAQYEDKVLHELDGIKEYDNPMPGWLMAIWWGSLIFSAAYLIFYALSFGEGTMEAEYRGEAQAASSQIQAYFDAHPLVPPAPADLLAGAADPAVLEMGGARFTRSCVPCHGEGGRGLIGPNLTDDRWIHGGTVEQIFQTVAKGWPAKGMPPWGRAMKPEELSAVVSYVRSLHGTNPPNAKAPEGDPVVAEPIPGR; this is encoded by the coding sequence ATGGCACAGTACGAAGACAAGGTTCTCCACGAGCTGGACGGCATCAAGGAGTACGACAACCCGATGCCCGGCTGGCTCATGGCCATCTGGTGGGGTTCGCTGATCTTCTCGGCGGCCTATCTGATCTTCTACGCGCTCTCCTTCGGCGAGGGCACCATGGAGGCCGAATACCGGGGGGAGGCGCAGGCCGCCTCGTCCCAGATCCAGGCCTACTTCGATGCCCACCCGCTGGTGCCGCCGGCGCCGGCGGACCTGCTCGCCGGGGCCGCCGATCCGGCGGTGCTCGAAATGGGAGGGGCGCGCTTCACCCGCTCTTGCGTCCCCTGCCACGGCGAGGGGGGGCGCGGGCTCATCGGGCCGAACCTCACGGACGACCGGTGGATCCATGGCGGGACCGTCGAGCAGATCTTCCAGACCGTCGCCAAAGGTTGGCCGGCCAAGGGCATGCCGCCGTGGGGCCGCGCGATGAAGCCCGAGGAGCTCTCGGCCGTCGTCTCCTACGTGCGCAGCCTCCACGGCACCAATCCGCCGAACGCCAAGGCGCCCGAGGGCGACCCGGTCGTCGCCGAGCCCATTCCTGGAAGGTGA
- the ccoN gene encoding cytochrome-c oxidase, cbb3-type subunit I, translating to MNDTVRFDDRTPRLFFMAAVVWAVVGMLVGVLIAAMLFLPGLNLAPFLTFGRLRPLHTNAVIFAFCGNIIFGGTYHSIQRLLKTRLFSDVLSKIHFWGWQLLIVGAALALVTGTTQGKEYAELPWVLDIVIALLWVTFAVNFFGTIAIRREKHLYVAIWFYIATIVAVAILHIGNSMAMPYSLLGSYSAYSGVKDALMQWWYGHNAVAFFLTTPFLGLMYYYLPKAAERPVFSYRLSIMHFWSLVFVYIWAGPHHLHYSAVPEWASTLGMLFSLILWMPSWGGMVNGFFTLRGAWHKLREDPILKFMVVAVTYYGMSTFEGPMMSIKSVNAVSHFTDWTIGHVHAGALGWNAFLSFGILYWVVPRLWKTELYSKRLATWHFWIATVGLITYQISMWVAGITQWAMWRAFEPDGRLVYPDFIETVIRIVPLYQVRLVAALLFFAGLLIFAWNIFKTVRSAPAGFAEEPEVVAPPRVKEMVAPGATTPPNTYDHALYRLQHSLRHGFHRMLEARTVSFTVLVALSLAVGSLVEAIPMFFDKANVKEIASVHPYTPLEVVGRDIYLREGCYNCHSQLVRPFRYETERYGEYSKAGEYVYDHPFQWGSKRTGPDLHRVGGKYPSLWHVRHMARPDSTTPGSVMPRYPHLLTNPYDTSLIGAKLRALRKVGVPYSDGEIDTAIASMAAQAKGIAAEVEAQQGPKGLADKEIIALTAYLQRLGTDIKWKRPQAQVPLAAATAAPAPAAGAGAAGGR from the coding sequence TCTTTTTCATGGCCGCAGTGGTCTGGGCCGTGGTCGGCATGCTCGTGGGGGTCCTGATCGCGGCCATGCTCTTCCTGCCCGGCCTGAACCTGGCCCCGTTCCTCACCTTCGGCAGATTGCGGCCGCTACACACGAACGCGGTCATCTTCGCCTTCTGCGGCAACATCATCTTCGGCGGCACCTACCACTCGATCCAGCGCCTGCTGAAGACGCGACTGTTCAGCGACGTGCTGTCGAAGATCCACTTCTGGGGCTGGCAGCTGCTGATCGTCGGAGCGGCGCTGGCGCTGGTCACGGGAACCACCCAGGGCAAGGAGTACGCCGAGCTGCCCTGGGTGCTCGACATCGTGATCGCGCTCCTCTGGGTGACCTTCGCGGTGAACTTCTTCGGCACCATCGCCATCCGCCGCGAGAAGCACCTGTACGTCGCCATCTGGTTCTACATCGCCACCATCGTCGCGGTGGCGATCCTGCACATCGGCAACAGCATGGCGATGCCCTACTCGCTGCTCGGCAGCTACTCGGCCTATTCCGGGGTCAAGGACGCGCTGATGCAGTGGTGGTACGGGCACAACGCCGTGGCCTTCTTCCTCACCACGCCGTTCCTCGGCCTGATGTACTACTACCTGCCGAAGGCGGCCGAACGGCCGGTGTTCAGCTACCGGCTGTCGATCATGCACTTCTGGTCGCTGGTCTTCGTCTACATCTGGGCCGGCCCGCACCACCTGCACTACTCGGCAGTGCCCGAATGGGCCTCGACGCTCGGCATGCTCTTCTCGCTGATCCTCTGGATGCCCTCCTGGGGCGGCATGGTGAACGGGTTCTTCACTCTGCGCGGGGCATGGCACAAGCTGCGCGAGGACCCGATCCTCAAGTTCATGGTGGTGGCGGTCACCTACTACGGCATGTCGACCTTCGAAGGGCCGATGATGTCGATCAAGTCGGTCAATGCCGTCTCCCACTTCACCGACTGGACGATCGGACACGTGCACGCCGGAGCGCTCGGCTGGAACGCCTTCCTGTCGTTCGGCATCCTCTACTGGGTGGTGCCGCGGTTGTGGAAGACCGAGCTCTACTCGAAGCGTCTCGCCACCTGGCACTTCTGGATCGCCACCGTCGGTCTGATCACCTACCAGATCTCGATGTGGGTGGCGGGCATCACGCAGTGGGCGATGTGGCGCGCCTTCGAGCCGGACGGCCGCCTGGTCTACCCGGACTTCATCGAGACGGTGATCCGCATCGTCCCGCTCTACCAGGTCCGCCTGGTCGCCGCGTTGCTCTTCTTCGCCGGGCTGCTGATCTTCGCCTGGAACATCTTCAAGACGGTGCGCAGCGCCCCGGCCGGCTTCGCCGAGGAGCCCGAGGTCGTCGCTCCGCCGCGGGTCAAGGAGATGGTGGCCCCGGGCGCGACGACTCCGCCGAACACCTACGACCACGCGCTCTACCGCCTGCAGCACTCGCTGCGTCACGGCTTCCACCGCATGCTCGAGGCGCGCACGGTCTCCTTCACGGTGCTCGTCGCCCTGTCGCTCGCGGTCGGCTCGCTGGTCGAGGCGATCCCGATGTTCTTCGACAAGGCGAACGTCAAGGAGATCGCCAGCGTCCATCCCTACACGCCGCTCGAGGTGGTCGGTCGCGACATCTATCTCCGCGAGGGCTGCTACAACTGCCATTCGCAGCTCGTCCGTCCGTTCCGCTACGAGACCGAACGCTACGGCGAGTACTCGAAGGCGGGCGAGTACGTCTACGACCATCCGTTCCAGTGGGGCTCGAAGCGCACCGGACCGGACCTCCATCGGGTCGGCGGCAAGTACCCGTCGCTCTGGCACGTGCGTCACATGGCACGCCCCGACTCGACGACCCCGGGCTCGGTCATGCCGCGCTATCCGCACCTGCTCACCAACCCGTACGACACCAGCCTGATCGGCGCCAAGCTGCGGGCATTGCGCAAGGTCGGCGTGCCATACAGCGACGGCGAGATCGACACCGCGATCGCCTCCATGGCGGCGCAGGCCAAGGGGATCGCCGCCGAGGTCGAGGCGCAGCAGGGTCCGAAGGGGCTGGCGGACAAGGAGATCATCGCCCTGACCGCCTACCTGCAGCGTCTGGGCACCGACATCAAGTGGAAGCGCCCGCAGGCGCAAGTCCCGCTTGCCGCCGCGACGGCGGCTCCGGCTCCGGCGGCAGGCGCCGGTGCGGCGGGCGGGAGGTAG